A region of the Thermanaerothrix sp. genome:
ACCGCCACCACGCCGTAACGGGCCATGAGGCGGCGCAGCTTGTCCATCACGAGCCTCTCCTCCGCCTCTGATATGGAACGGCCCTCCAGGGCGGCGGCAAGGTGGGGGGAGGCGGGGAACCTGAAGAGAAGCCCCGTGAGGTCCGATGGGTCCTCCTCAAGCCCCGCCCGGAAGGTCACCGCCTTTGCGTCCTCCCCCACCAGGTTCCCTTCCATCTCAACCGCCCCGGTGGCCACGGGCTTGAAGTAGCCGCAGGGAAGCCCCATATCCCTTAAACCCTTAACCAGGGCGGCGCTAACCGCGGTCTTTCCCACGTCGGTACCGGTGCCCAGCACCCAAAAGCCGCTCGGCCTGCTCGATCCAAAGGCCCCAGGGATGTCAGCTTTGATGCTCATAGGACCTTACCCAGGGGCCTTAAGCCCAGCTCATCCAACATCCGTAAGTCCTCCTCGAAGGACATGCCGTGGGTCGTGAGGAAATCCCCGGTCATGAGGGAGTCCACCGGCCCCGACAGGGCGGCCCGGTCGAAGGGCCTTATGATGGGCCTGCCCCCCGCTATCCTTATCCTGCTAAAGGGCATAAGGTACCTTAAGACGCAGGCGAACCGCAGGAAGTCCTCCCCCTTGACCGGAGGACGGCCCTCCAGGGGGGTGCCCTTTATGGGGGACAGTATGTTAAGGGGAAACGACGCCGCCCCCGCGTTAAAGCTCCAAAGCCCAAGGCTCACCAGGTCCTCCAGGGACTCCCCCATGCCCATGATGCCGCCGGAGCAGACCTCAAACCCCATGGCGGAGGCCTCCCTTATGAACTCAAGCTTCATGGACCAACGGTGGGTTGAGCATATGGAGGGGAAGAAGGCCGGGGAAGTTTCAAGGTTGCAGTGGATCCTCTCCACCCCCGCGTCCTTGAGGGCCTTGAGCTCATCCCTGGAGAGGAACCCCAGGGAGACGCATGGGGAAAGCCCCATGGAGCGAACGGCGGGGGCCAGCCGCACCGCCATCCTTAAGACCCGCTCCGGGGCCTTGAAGCCCGAGGACACCAGTGAGAAGCGGCTCACGCCGAAGGAAGCGGCCCGTTGGGCCATGACAAGGACGTCCTGGTCCTCCATCTCCCCGCCTAGGACCTCCGCCCCCAGGGGGCCCCTGGAGGACTGGGCGCAGAACCCGCAGTCCTCCGAGCAGGAACCGGTGTGCACCGAGCATATGGCGCAGAGCTCAACCCCCGGGGGCACCAGGGCCTGTCTTATCATGGAGCTGCCCTCCATCAGCTCATCCAGGGGGGCGCTGAAGAGCGAGAGCCCCTCCTCCGGGGAAAGGCTCCCGCCGCCCAGAACCCTGCGGGCAAGGTTAAGCGCCAATCTCATCCAAGGAAGCTCCAGTTGAGCTTTCTTGTCCTCAAAGCCACCATGGCTATGAGGCAGCACAGCACCAGGTCTCCGCCGATTGGGACCAGGAAGCCCGCCTTCACCGCCCATCCCCAGCCCTTGGCCTTGCCAAGGTAAAGGTCCATTATCATCCAAAGGTACGGGACCCCCATCAGGTATATCACCGAAAGGCCCGTCAGGGCGGAGAGGTACGCCCACATAAAGGTGCCGGCCCTGCGGCCCCATCTCTCCCAGAGGAACCCGGTGGCGTAAGCGCCGGCGCAAAAGCCCATGAGATAGCCGAAGGTGGGCTGGAAGACGTAGGACGGGCCGCCGCCGGCGGTGAACACCGGAAGCCCAGACAAGCCCATGAGGACGTAGATGACCTGGGATACGAAACCCCATCGGGCCCCCAACAGGATGCCCGAAAGGGCGCAGAAGAAGAACTGCAGGGTGAAGGGCACGTAGGGTATGGGGATCCTTATGAAGGCCCCCACCGCCGTGAGGGCGGCGAAAAGGCCCGCCATAACCCAACTCCTCGTGGCCCCATGGCTTTTGGAACCGCTTAAAACGTTCAAAGGCGACACCTCCAAAGGGAAAACTCCCAAGAGATGCCGCCAGTTTACGGAAATCTACGGGATATGTCAACTAGCTTTATTGCATGGTTGACACGTTCTCCCTGACCGCCGCGGCCCCCATGGCGTTGTGTATGGCCCCCCAAACCTCGGGCCGTTCAAAGCCCCGCCGCCAGGCGGCCACGCCGGCCAGCTTGTACCGGGGCACCAGGGAGGCCTTAAGGGCCAGGGACCTCTCCTCCTCGAGCCATATTCGGTACCTCTTGCCGCCCTTGAGGTACTCCGCGTACAGCTGCCCCACCTCGTCAAGCCACCGGACCAGGGCCTGGTTCTCCTGAACCCTCGACTCCGCGGCCCCCA
Encoded here:
- the bioD gene encoding dethiobiotin synthase, whose amino-acid sequence is MSIKADIPGAFGSSRPSGFWVLGTGTDVGKTAVSAALVKGLRDMGLPCGYFKPVATGAVEMEGNLVGEDAKAVTFRAGLEEDPSDLTGLLFRFPASPHLAAALEGRSISEAEERLVMDKLRRLMARYGVVAVEGAGGVAVPLGEGLFISHWVARWGMPAALVSPSGLGALSHLWTALFFLRSMGVAAPCVIMNCFDGTSLIHRDNRDWIRRNCEVEVITVPHHPDGGVSIPQDQLKSFLEVMGIGFPG
- the bioB gene encoding biotin synthase BioB translates to MRLALNLARRVLGGGSLSPEEGLSLFSAPLDELMEGSSMIRQALVPPGVELCAICSVHTGSCSEDCGFCAQSSRGPLGAEVLGGEMEDQDVLVMAQRAASFGVSRFSLVSSGFKAPERVLRMAVRLAPAVRSMGLSPCVSLGFLSRDELKALKDAGVERIHCNLETSPAFFPSICSTHRWSMKLEFIREASAMGFEVCSGGIMGMGESLEDLVSLGLWSFNAGAASFPLNILSPIKGTPLEGRPPVKGEDFLRFACVLRYLMPFSRIRIAGGRPIIRPFDRAALSGPVDSLMTGDFLTTHGMSFEEDLRMLDELGLRPLGKVL
- a CDS encoding biotin transporter BioY, producing the protein MSPLNVLSGSKSHGATRSWVMAGLFAALTAVGAFIRIPIPYVPFTLQFFFCALSGILLGARWGFVSQVIYVLMGLSGLPVFTAGGGPSYVFQPTFGYLMGFCAGAYATGFLWERWGRRAGTFMWAYLSALTGLSVIYLMGVPYLWMIMDLYLGKAKGWGWAVKAGFLVPIGGDLVLCCLIAMVALRTRKLNWSFLG